In Brachybacterium fresconis, the genomic stretch AGGTCGGCCCGCCAGCCGGGGATCGCCTCGAGCTTGTCCAGGGTGCCGCCGGTGTGGCCGAGCCCGCGCCCGGACAGCTGCGGGACCGCGACGCCGTAGCTGGCCACCAGCGGGGCCAGCGGGAGGGTGATCTTGTCACCCACGCCCCCGGTGGAATGCTTGTCGGTGGTGGGCTTGGACAGGGACCGGAAGTCCATCCGCTCGCCGCTGGCGATCATCGCGTCCGTCCAGCGGGCGATCTCGCGCCGTTCCATGCCGTTCAGGAAGATCGCCATGGCCAGCGCCGACATCTGCTCCTCGACGACCACACCGCGGGTGTACGCGTCGACGACCCAGTCGATCTGCTCGTCGCTGAGACGTTCATGATCGCGCTTGGCGCGGATCACGTCGACGGCGTCGAAGGGCTCGACGGCGGGGGTCGACGGCGCGGGGGCCGAGGAGACGGGAGCGGACGGGGCGGGCTCGGAGGATCCGGTGGTCATGGGGTGCTCCTCGGGAGATCGGGGCGTCGGCCGCGGTCAGATGGTCCGCAGCTCGGGCTGGAGAGGTCGGGCGGGAGTGTCGGGCGGGAACTCGTCAGGGGCGCAGGTCGGCGGGCCCGAAGGCCTGGGGCAGCACGGCATCCATGCCCAGCGGCCCCTCGGGGGTGAGGATCACGAGGTCGTCTCCGGCGTGCTCGGACAGCAGCTGGCGGCAGCGACCGCACGGCATGACCACCTCGCGCTGGTCGCGGCCGAGGTGCTCGGCGCCGCCGACGCAGACGAAGCGGGCCAGCCGTCCCCCGCCGCCGGCGATGAGCTCGCTGATGAGCCCGCATTCCGCGCAGAGGGTGACGCCGTAGCCGGCGTTCTCGACATTGCATCCGCGCACCAGGCGGCCGTCGGTGGTCAGTGCCGCCGCCCCCACCCGGAAGTGCGAGTACGGGGTGTAGGCGCGCTCGGCGATCTCGCGGGCCGAGGCCAGCAGCGTCGCGAAGTCGGACGTGGTGCTCATGCTTCCGATGGTCTCATTGCTTGACGTACGGGGTGCCGTTGGCGGCCGGGACCCGCACCCGGCCGACGACGCCCGCCACCGCGAACAGGGCGACGACGTAGGGGAGCATCAGCAGGAAGTCGCCGGGGATGTCGACGCCGCCCTGGGCGGCGGACATCGTGCCCAGCCGCAGCTGGAGGGAGTCCGCGAAGGCGAAGGTGAGCGCCGCCAGCAGCGCGCCGATCGGGTGGTAGCGGCCCAGGATCATCGCGGCGAGCGCGATATAGCCCTTGCCGGCGGACATCTCCTCGCCGAAGGCGACCCCGGTGCCGATGGTCAGCGTCGCGCCGCCGAGGCCGGCGACCGCGGAGCCCAGCATGACGTTGATCCAGCGGGTGCGGTTGACGTTGATGCCGACGGTGTCGGCCGCTCGGGGGTGCTCGCCGACGGACCGCACGCGCAGGCCCCAGCGGGTGCGGAACAGCGCCACCGTCAGTGCGGCGACGATGATCCACATCAGGTAGACCAGCACGTTCTGCTCGAACAGGACCCGACCGATGACCGGGATGTCCGCGAGCACCGGGATGCGCAGGGTGGGCAGGCGCAGCGGCGAGTTGAACATGCCGGGGTTCTGGCGCATCACGGTGCCGAAGAAGAAGGACGTCACGCCGATGGCGAGCACGTTCAGCACCACGCCGACGATGATCTGCTGGACCCGGTAGCCGACGGCGAACATCGCCAGCAGGGCCCCCATCACCAGGGCCATGAAGGGCGCGGCGATCAGGCCGACCCAGGCGCTGCCGGCCAGGGAGCCGACCAGGGCCGCACCGAAGGCGCCGAAGAGCAGCTGGCCCTCGATGGCGATGTTGATGACGCCGGCGCGCTCGGAGAGCACTCCGGACAGCGCCCCGAACGCCAGCGGCACCGCGAGGGCCAGGGTGCCCTGCAGCAGGGTCGCGACGCCGAGGGTCCGCTCCGAGATCACCCAGGTCAGGAACGCGAGGATCCACGCGAGAGCGAACACCGCGATCAGCGTGGTGCGCACCGCCGGGCGGGGACGGGCGACGCGGGCCTGCAGCAGCCACAGGGCCGCCGAGACGGCCAGGGCGATCACCGACAGCACGATCGCGGCACCCATGGAGGGGACCGTGATGCTCTGCGGGACGAGGCCGCCGGGGTTGATGTCCCGGGATCGGGCGAGGGCGTAGACGGACTCGGCACCGGGGATGCCGCGCAGCCCGAAGAGCACCAGCGCGATGACGCCGAGCACCGTGGTGGTCGCGGGCAGGTGCCACCAGCTGTCCGGGCGGACGTCGGCGTGGTCCGCGCGGATCTCGGGATCGTCCTGGACGACGGCGGGTGAGGTGGTCATCGCTGGTCTCCCTTCGCGTCGGTGGGCTCGTCGCCGTCGGTCGCGGGCGGGGTCGGATCGGGCGGGGTCGGATCCAGTGGTGTGTCCGGGGGCGGGGATCCGGGGGACGCGGTGCCGGAGGAGCCGGCGTCGGGTGATGCGGCGGCCGGTGATGCGGCGTCGGACGGGGCCGCGCCGGGCAAGGCGGCGGAGGCGGCGGACGCCGCGGCCGTCGTCCGTGCCCGGCGCACACGGGAACCGTCACCGGGATGGTCGATGCGGCGCAGGCCGACCAGGGTGCGCACGAGCGGCGGGGCCGCGATGAACAGCACCACCAGCACCTGGATGACCTGCACGAGGTCCAGCGGCACGCCCTGGTTGGTCTCCATGAAGCGGCCGCCGGTGGACAGACCCGCGAACAGCAGACCCGCCAGCACGATCCCCACGGGACCGGAACGACCCAGCAGCGCCACCGTGATGGCATCGAAGCCGATGCTGCCGGCGA encodes the following:
- a CDS encoding cytidine deaminase; this translates as MSTTSDFATLLASAREIAERAYTPYSHFRVGAAALTTDGRLVRGCNVENAGYGVTLCAECGLISELIAGGGGRLARFVCVGGAEHLGRDQREVVMPCGRCRQLLSEHAGDDLVILTPEGPLGMDAVLPQAFGPADLRP
- a CDS encoding ABC transporter permease, yielding MTTSPAVVQDDPEIRADHADVRPDSWWHLPATTTVLGVIALVLFGLRGIPGAESVYALARSRDINPGGLVPQSITVPSMGAAIVLSVIALAVSAALWLLQARVARPRPAVRTTLIAVFALAWILAFLTWVISERTLGVATLLQGTLALAVPLAFGALSGVLSERAGVINIAIEGQLLFGAFGAALVGSLAGSAWVGLIAAPFMALVMGALLAMFAVGYRVQQIIVGVVLNVLAIGVTSFFFGTVMRQNPGMFNSPLRLPTLRIPVLADIPVIGRVLFEQNVLVYLMWIIVAALTVALFRTRWGLRVRSVGEHPRAADTVGINVNRTRWINVMLGSAVAGLGGATLTIGTGVAFGEEMSAGKGYIALAAMILGRYHPIGALLAALTFAFADSLQLRLGTMSAAQGGVDIPGDFLLMLPYVVALFAVAGVVGRVRVPAANGTPYVKQ